GAAACAATCGACGTATTAATATCAGTTGGGCGTTTGAATTCAAACCGTGAGCAACGAAAATTCgttacaatataaaattattctttttgcATTCTGTCTAATCCGttataatcataaaaataaataaacaaaaatctaaacaataaaatacaacaattatTATCGTTTtgagtttgtgtgtgttttcttttaaattatatatttttcatctaacatgcataaaacaaaaataattattcagtcgttaaattttaatgaagtggaaaataaagtgcaaatttactaaaaacttaaaacaaccaaaaaaatactaattgctttcttttatatttttaaaattataatcatATAATTTTCTTGGGAATTTATAAAGCCAAtggatttgttaaaaatattaattctgcgtaaatttatatttattttataaactactTTTATTAGTCAATTGAACTTAATGAGCGGATAtgtgttaaatattattgattAACTGTTGATATATGAAGTTGATTTTATTTAGACTCAAAAATTGTTATCATATGAACAACTCTGCAGCAACTTGTTTGTGCACTGTTAACAGAGATTTAAAAATAACCTTATATTTCCTTATTGAAGTTTTTAGGGgatttttttgatttgattattgtatgatttagtttttttaagctACAAACTGCATATGCaagtttatttacatacatattatgaaACTTTAAAATTGAGTTAAAAAATCCCCTTTATTTAAGTGTAATAAATGTATTTCACCATTGTAGTTAATACAAACGGAGTTAGCAGGCAATACTAttatcaaaatttcttaatttgtcagttatttttaattataacgaATTCACTACAAATTTTAggtatacaatttattatttaagtttacTTGTACTAAGACTTGAGCGTTTCTTTGTGtttctgtaaataaattttttacgtttaatttgaaaatatgtaaaattacaaaaaaaatgtttttataaataacttaagATGCTTTGCCAAGATAAATTAACGTTTTCGACctcaaaattcatatataaGGAAAAAAGTATTACATGGGATATAATTCCTAAAACTGAGAACGTATGAGTAACaatgtaaatacaaaattactTATACGCAAGCAATAACTGTCATTCATCCAAtacatgaacatatttttgtatgtgtgtcGTGTACCAAGAGTGTTTGTAaacaattaatatatttttttaaaacttgttataTCTTTGAAACAAAttacaaatcaaaaatatacgtttgtTAAGAGAGGTGTTAGACTACTTATTGAAATGATAAGAaatcaagtttttttgttgataaCAGTATTAAAGCACACGTTTAcaatattaattacaaatttaatttttaaataaaatgagatTTTGGTATTGGGAATTACAATTAAACTGGTTAGTGCGATGTTTGATTATTATATTTATGATGATATCTCgtgatatataaaaatttatacataaaactaTAATATTCATATTCTTCTGAGATTATTAATACTATACTATAGTACAATAAATTGAATTCATTGAATAAAGAATAATAGTGAGAAATGAGtacaataatactaataatacataataatagGAATTACCAGTAAACGTGacttaaattattcaaaaagatCATCATGCTAAAATTTGCACACATgaatgtttttatgttaaactaCATATCTGTTGTTCAACTGTttgttgtacatacatatttaaataaattgaattatttaatgacGTTGAGTTTGTTGACAATAACACAAaactgttattaaaaatgtatgtacattaatagttaaaatattaacacaaatatgtagaatttttttagctttagctaaaaataacttaatatttttttacaattgatttaaaaaagatCATTGAATCGTAGCCAGTAAAGCTAATACACATTAAGGAAACTATACCCATATTCTTAtgagaaaaatacttaaatatttacatttattttttaatttcatttccttataaacatttcaaaataaattaaaacaaataattagcTTCCTTACACGTGtttgtattaatatatttataaaaaaaagtattttaaaagttaaaattactaCCTTAGTTATTATTTACGAAAAGGTTAGTTGTCTCCTCATATATATTGTATCTGAATTCTCGATTAGTTTAGGAAAACTAAAGAGTTTTTCAGATTAAAAATGTTGACCATTTActaatacatacttatatattttttgaccgatttttgtttatatacatcTGTATACTGGCAAGTTTGATGTCACGTTTTCTTGtcattaaaagttattaaaataattaaaatattcctgttaactttttaagtatttttctttaataattaatcACGTtccattgtttttaaattttatttaaaatcaacggTTTTTACTTAacaataaaaacgaaaatattttaatatgtccTCGTTATGCCTAAAATCagctaacaaatatttatacaattttgtacACTGGGAAAAATAATGTactttaaaaagcattttttgtgcaatttttaatatgttttatacattgtttattatttaatataatatacacGTATTAAAAACGAATAttcaataaaatctttaaatgttttatttgtcttattctttcttttttacttttagcaTAATATCGGAAAAGCCTCAATTGTAAGTAtacaatttacattaaattaattaacagtTTGAATAAATTTCGCTATCAACGGTTGACATTCTAGTACtcgtttacaaaatgtttaaattgtagTTAGTTATGTCAAGGTGTAAATacttaaaagataattttataaattttattaataaacaaaatgtttgtttaataaagaaaacaccTCAAATCGAGatagataaaacaaaaatggcATCAATGTGTTAAGGTAACCCACTGTCCAACCAATATATTCCTTATGCTTTATCTTGaccaataaataatatatttatttatattatttgtatgaCATGGAAAAAACTATAAGAGTATTtggttttacttttaaattttcaaataacttcTTCATTTCAATTggtataaaaacaatgaaacaacaAGTTAACAATGGTATTCaatagttatttatattatattatttaaacataacgGGGCGCCATAAAAATGATTTACAGTGCCGGgagaaaaaatagcaaaattacaaaaaaaaaaaaacacaaaactgaaaaagaaattctttaaataagaaataaaaaattgcaaaagcgacataataaaatcattttaagtaaattttttaccaGTAGTAATAGATTGCTACTTAGCTAcagttttttgtaataaaaacattactatTTATTTTGTCCTAACTGTATACTTAAAATAGAGAGGAAAATTGAACAATAAATTTAGTATGAATAACAATGCGACTGAGTATAAATAAATACGAGTAAtcgtgcaaaaaaaaaaatataataaaatatataaaaaacgatttatacatatatataaaacacaaatcTTAAACAATTAGAGTCATTACACGGCTGACCGCCGCTGTCAGTTGTTACAGCGAGTAaggaaaagattttttttattaacattttaacaaattctgtcaaaattcaaataaattccaaagaaaattttgtaatttttgaaacaagtagaagatatatgtatttgtcataatattaacataaattaaacaatttaatataaaatattcaaaaataaacgtGATTGAAACAGGTATCGGAAAAAAGTTTtaccgcaaaaaaaaaaaaataataataagataaattaaaaagtaaaatgctTATAATGCGGATATTGCCTTTAAGGCTTTTAATTTTGGCATTACTAAATGTTGGTTGTGTTCGAATTATTAGCGCTAGAAATCTAAATATTGACAACGCAATACAAAAAAGAGATGCATTAGAAGATGAAACCCCTGCTTGGTAAGTGTCACCATGGAAAATACAATATATGAACAAGTGTTGCAATTTAAAcaagatattctttaaatttgtataatatttaaaattaagcaaaaaacaacaaaacaaatttgcagtccaaaatataaaataagaacaagaacaacataaacagtaaaattaacaataattataataaaattgcatTGTCAACAAATAAATTCTGTTTATTAAAACACTGATCGAAATTATCGCATACACACCGTCAACCAAATACTCAAGCAAAGCAGaactctatttatttatttttctgttttgttaaattcacacgttagtatatattaaaattaaataatttgttattattacgtCTTGTTTTTTGACTCTAGCCAAATTTACTGTCATGGAAATCTCTTACATACTATACAAATGGCCCATTTATTCGAGGATTCAAAGACATTCGTTGACATGAAATTGAAGTTTACACCAGAACAAACAATTACGGAGTTTGAGGCATTCATGGAGTCAAAAAATAATGATCCATCACAAGACGATATTCGCCAATTCGTAAATGTAAGTTTATTATCGAAACTTATTAAGTgaactatttttcaaaattattcaataacattttattgatttttaggATCATTTCGATGATTTAGGCAAAGAATTTGTTCCTTGGATGCCTGATGATTGGACAGACCACCCAGCTTTCCTTGAGAATATTAACGATCCTGACTTAAAACAATGGGGAATAGATTTGAATGCTATATGGAAAGAATTGGGACGCAAAATGATTGATGACGTCCACCAAAATCCCCATTTCTATTCAATTATACCGGTCGATCATCCAGTTATTGTACCGGGAGGacgttttattgaattttattattggGATTCATACTGGATTATTAGAGGTCTTTTGTACTCGGAAATGACACATACGGCAAAAGGAATGTTGGAAAATTTCATGTCCATAGTACAAAGATTTGGCTTTATACCCAATGGTGGACGCATATACTACGCTGGTCGTTCTCAGCCTCCACTATTAGCAGCCATGATCGATGCTTATGTTGAATTTACAAAAGACCAACAATTCGGTATAGATGCTTTAGATGTTTTGGAACACGAATTCGAGTACTGGATGAATAATCACACAGTACAGGCTAAGGGTTATAATATATGTGCTTATAGCAACTCAGCGCCAGGCCCACGTCCAGAATCCTATCGGGAAG
The window above is part of the Lucilia cuprina isolate Lc7/37 chromosome 6, ASM2204524v1, whole genome shotgun sequence genome. Proteins encoded here:
- the LOC111678458 gene encoding trehalase isoform X4 — protein: MLIMRILPLRLLILALLNVGCVRIISARNLNIDNAIQKRDALEDETPACQIYCHGNLLHTIQMAHLFEDSKTFVDMKLKFTPEQTITEFEAFMESKNNDPSQDDIRQFVNDHFDDLGKEFVPWMPDDWTDHPAFLENINDPDLKQWGIDLNAIWKELGRKMIDDVHQNPHFYSIIPVDHPVIVPGGRFIEFYYWDSYWIIRGLLYSEMTHTAKGMLENFMSIVQRFGFIPNGGRIYYAGRSQPPLLAAMIDAYVEFTKDQQFGIDALDVLEHEFEYWMNNHTVQAKGYNICAYSNSAPGPRPESYREDVETSKVFPTDEEKEAHYNELKAAAESGMDFSSRWFVNDEGTREGNLTNLKTRSIVPVELNAILYWNAKIIAKYYKLSGNEAKSNDYENKAAYILEAIEAVHWNEDVGVWLDYDLINNKSRNYFVPTNLSPLWTKAYNSSLSEKISASVLKYIAEMKLDSYPGGVPNTDYRTGEQWDFPNVWPPMQYIIVKGLENLGTEGAKNLSKSWGHRWVKSNFKAYSETRAMFEKYNAETFGGHGGGGEYGVQKGFGWSNGVIIEFLNQYGREISISANNNNDNGGGNSETDITN
- the LOC111678458 gene encoding trehalase isoform X3, giving the protein MLIMRILPLRLLILALLNVGCVRIISARNLNIDNAIQKRDALEDETPACQIYCHGNLLHTIQMAHLFEDSKTFVDMKLKFTPEQTITEFEAFMESKNNDPSQDDIRQFVNDHFDDLGKEFVPWMPDDWTDHPAFLENINDPDLKQWGIDLNAIWKELGRKMIDDVHQNPHFYSIIPVDHPVIVPGGRFIEFYYWDSYWIIRGLLYSEMTHTAKGMLENFMSIVQRFGFIPNGGRIYYAGRSQPPLLAAMIDAYVEFTKDQQFGIDALDVLEHEFEYWMNNHTVQAKGYNICAYSNSAPGPRPESYREDVETSKVFPTDEEKEAHYNELKAAAESGMDFSSRWFVNDEGTREGNLTNLKTRSIVPVELNAILYWNAKIIAKYYKLSGNEAKSNDYENKAAYILEAIEAVHWNEDVGVWLDYDLINNKSRNYFVPTNLSPLWTKAYNSSLSEKISASVLKYIAEMKLDSYPGGVPNTDYRTGEQWDFPNVWPPMQYIIVKGLENLGTEGAKNLSKSWGHRWVKSNFKAYSETRAMFEKYNAETFGGHGGGGEYGVQKGFGWSNGVIIEFLNQYGREISISANNNNDNGGGSLKMWSILSVASVAIVAIILGGFIW